The Zingiber officinale cultivar Zhangliang chromosome 9A, Zo_v1.1, whole genome shotgun sequence genome window below encodes:
- the LOC122021230 gene encoding uncharacterized protein LOC122021230 isoform X3, with translation MDCDDSDFQSQNFHLIGEDNDGFPQSLQSYDPPKFDIDDHFQSHLRFDSLAESRLFLGIQGEENNWIEEFSPRHSTAEFGSSALQTCSIAGNDVWSDTPSELPRMPVKSIRDNEVNTQNMNTESEIHPKEDSAKNILGLSDDIARTNQHGVSLHTPICENSDSVSNINLSDQKYHAVGEVVDSEFTANVELTSSSVEVPKACLVSGELVEVVQSKDLLDNSLQTPICEDSVSVLNINLSDQKYHAVGEVVDSEFTANVELTSSVEVPKVCLVSGELLEVVQSKDLLDNSSVISSFDDCASAVNRSLDMSATSVPSNSQNCSLALLTDAASTETGKLGNSLLTEPKKEDCHTINVNKNSESSQSENKQSETFSIVHGEHRLNEHSSLDQALNNDVCAVKDSSGMVPPIDSLVLENEGSHDNVLSENSDGLLQAIAYQVKSLNKDLKAEDKRSTNTAQLPSLAKDAGENFVDAVTEKRTELSDIAAGLITSPALLLVESQPFCSGEQRDLDKSKRVIGDKKWKIDFSSTVDTEITAVEDDTGSQIHTLTTHNLDILQRAKNGDNKSLKDFTEKLDASEQTVANQPSALLEGAENMTSSSNEELDPISETACLVAESTVDNISHLEEKDESTQSVGSNDNKLKDHSPITEITQLSSSETQDHGVLMDSDEISIKDQAENTQLLHSEVEVIIEEKEIILSSSPDLHSDGKDAQATSLSDVNFSTNSEKVGGFHVMADSDAKGPSVEIFSDEQDGAFSLSTCKSTEQEDANLAPTNHSDKPKHTDIEFDTSNIGTNVLSQLPLPEGNLESSSFDPQGGKASSYDTNCGSPTVISCKEWNLEERNSTQYRERNSLLQNFAGPSLEAPKFDIFKGTVQDPKMSTFGDDGNFTFIVPLCKNDTPEDCNKAQEFANTTQLLEQSQISAEISQEHSSDTVKETTINPSMSVENKRNQASARATKKAGISKGDANEKSQEKHSKGSKRTPRSTSSRALRNKISKDDVQQCTMKSSCSPNVQTSNLPDMSTSATPLFHQPFTDLQQVQLRAQIFVYGSLIQGVLPDEACMLPAFGGTDGGRSLWEKTWRVASERFHNKKSLTSSSEQGVSCSPLSSKALNSSAGRRDSKTPIAATKSSIVSFQSPFQNSSKDVLPSNITRGTYLDSNQSSLPLHSYQTSQMRQYLTNSTSWFSPSPHHASWVVPSQGSPFDSTAHHSSAIASETSQVTPARDTSKFRAANMQLTSSSALLPRQDTPSISAVLSSEVQNKEATPVGNKSTSTREKSRKRKKISSLEEPLLNISTPQPQLDSASATYVTSNLPSCSSLPRLSSSLSPSTSVGFISTTSQAPAVPYYQILGNSSQQNIFSKETCTHIEQSKVQADIASASAAAAIKHSQTIWEQMTAQKSGLPLEVEGKLVSAAVAAAAAASVAKAAAEVAKVASEATMQAKMMADEAVNSSYAENGTQSTESNLDIGKSLLTSSGKDNINGLSVISAAREATRRRVEASSAAMKRAENLDAILKAAEMAAEAVSQVGTIIAMGDPLPFSISEIVEAGSDVYWKRHRKTKIGAESNLQPKKNLGLHIASDHELYTEQQAELLSDHNKIKDSIIERSPGNLKSISSEEHYEGHELQGREKIVSTGRGPTQGSTIQTGSHVEVVAEGGLQGAWFSAFVLDIKDGKAYVQYKDLPSDEGHEKLKEWIPLESKGDQPPRIRAPHNIMVGIPEGTRKRRRGTLSNFNWAVGDRVDAWMCDRWWEGVVTDKNPDDETKLTVHFSGSDLSVVRAWNLRPSLIWEDGQWIEWSRAKEKVALETYEGDTPQEKRQKLWRLDDKSKEEIIEGGLNTHTGDSSKLEETNPLNLSAKDVMFSMGKNVGEGNNDDAFKVKRAGLQKDRSKVVFGVPKPGKKRKFMEVSKHYTADKTEKAAERSDSMKFAKYLIPQASQSWRNSSKQETKGKQTTNLNTRVLKSLRSQNVQAKSTVDKDKLVNSASVSNGVEVSLKTSFSTGEKKDSMEIGSLPHIIGKVDVAVLEPSAQPVQGIPASKKKSSSLEVEMGEKEKGSSGVELTSRSEVQGLENIGKRSDVIEPRRSNRRIQPTSRVSFLIYFFYLISASWATTQECYPRIFLGSCLVTGGIAKLSAHIQDSQFFT, from the exons ATGGATTGTGATGATAGTGACTTTCAGAGCCAGAACTTTCATCTAATTGGAGAGGATAATGATGGGTTTCCCCAAAGCTTACAGTCATATGATCCTCCAAAATTTGATATTGACGATCATTTTCAATCTCATTTAAGGTTTGATAGTTTAGCTGAATCACGACTTTTTCTTGGCATTCAAGGTGAAGAAAACAATTGGATCGAAGAGTTCTCTCCTAGACATAGTACTGCAGAATTTGGCTCAAGTGCCTTGCAGACTTGTTCCATTGCTGGGAACGACGTTTGGTCTGATACTCCATCTGAATTGCCGCGGATGCCAGTAAAATCTATTAGAGATAATGAGGTAAACACACAAAACATGAATACAGAGTCAGAAATACATCCAAAAGAAGACTCTGCTAAAAATATTCTGGGGTTGAGTGATGATATAGCTAGAACCAACCAGCATGGAGTTTCTCTTCACACTCCCATTTGTGAAAATTCTGATTCTGTCTCGAATATAAATTTATCTGACCAAAAGTATCATGCTGTTGGGGAGGTGGTTGACTCAGAATTCACTGCTAATGTAGAATTAACATCTTCATCGGTTGAGGTACCTAAAGCATGTTTGGTTTCTGGTGAGCTTGTTGAGGTGGTTCAAAGCAAGGACCTATTGGATAATTCACTTCAAACTCCCATTTGTGAAGATTCTGTTTCTgtcttgaatataaatttatctGACCAAAAGTATCATGCTGTCGGGGAGGTGGTTGACTCAGAATTCACTGCTAATGTAGAATTAACTTCATCAGTTGAGGTACCTAAAGTATGTTTGGTTTCTGGCGAGCTTCTTGAGGTGGTTCAGAGCAAGGACCTATTGGATAATTCATCAgtgattagttcatttgatgaCTGTGCTAGTGCTGTAAACAGAAGTCTTGACATGAGTGCAACTTCTGTTCCCAGCAACAGTCAGAATTGCTCCTTGGCTTTACTCACCGATGCTGCAAGTACCGAAACAGGTAAACTGGGAAACTCATTATTAACAGAGCCAAAGAAAGAAGATTGCCATACCATTAATGTGAATAAGAACTCAGAATCTTCACAGTCTGAAAACAAGCAGAGTGAAACATTTTCTATTGTACATGGTGAACACAGACTGAATGAACACAGTTCTCTGGACCAGGCTCTCAATAATGATGTTTGTGCTGTTAAGGATTCTTCAGGAATGGTTCCACCGATAGATTCTCTGGTGTTGGAAAATGAAGGGTCTCATGATAATGTGCTCTCAGAGAACTCTGATGGACTGCTGCAAGCTATTGCTTACCAAGTGAAATCTTTGAACAAAGACTtgaaggcagaggataaaagatCAACTAATACTGCTCAGTTACCATCTTTGGCAAAGGATGCTGGAGAGAATTTTGTTGACGCTGTCACTGAGAAGAGAACCGAGCTTTCTGATATAGCAGCAGGACTTATTACTTCTCCTGCTTTATTGCTTGTGGAAAGTCAACCATTTTGTTCTGGGGAACAGAGAGATCTTGATAAGTCCAAAAGAGTAATTGGTGACAAAAAATGGAAGATAGACTTTTCATCTACAGTAGACACTGAAATAACTGCAGTTGAAGATGATACTGGTTCACAGATTCATACTTTAACTACCCATAACTTGGATATTTTGCAGAGAGCAAAGAATGGTGACAATAAATCCTTAAAAGATTTTACTGAAAAGTTGGATGCCTCAGAACAAACTGTTGCCAATCAACCTTCTGCTTTACTGGAGGGTGCAGAAAATATGACCTCTTCCTCTAATGAGGAATTAGATCCAATATCTGAGACTGCTTGTTTGGTTGCTGAATCAACTGTCGATAACATTAGTCATTTAGAGGAAAAGGATGAATCTACCCAATCGGTCGGTTCAAATGACAATAAACTTAAGGATCACTCTCCCATTACTGAGATTACACAATTATCGTCATCTGAAACACAGGACCATGGTGTGTTGATGGATAGTGATGAGATATCAATCAAGGACCAAGCAG AGAATACCCAGCTGCTACACTCTGAGGTTGAAGTGATAATAGAAGAGAAAGAAATCATATTGTCATCCTCTCCTGATTTGCATTCAGATGGGAAAGATGCACAGGCCACTTCCTTGTCAGATGTGAATTTTAGCACAAACAGTGAGAAAGTAGGAGGATTCCATGTGATGGCTGATTCAGATGCGAAGGGTCCATCAGTTGAGATTTTTTCTGATGAACAGG ATGGGGCATTTTCTCTTTCCACTTGCAAAAGCACAGAGCAAGAAGATGCAAATTTAGCTCCAACAAATCATTCTGACAAGCCAAAACATACTGATATAGAAT TTGATACGTCAAATATTGGTACAAATGTCCTTTCTCAGTTGCCTTTGCCTGAAGGTAATCTAGAGTCCTCCTCCTTTGATCCTCAAGGTGGAAAGGCAAGTTCATATGATACAAATTGTGGTTCACCTACTGTTATTAGTTGCAAAGAATGGAACCTTGAGGAAAGGAATAGCACACAGTATAGAGAAAGGAATAGTTTGTTGCAAAATTTTGCAGGCCCTTCGTTAGAGGCACCAAAGTTTGATATCTTTAAAGGCACTGTTCAAGATCCCAAAATGAGTACTTTTGGTGATGATGGAAACTTCACGTTCATAGTACCCCTATGTAAAAATGATACCCCAGAAGACTGCAACAAGGCTCAGGAATTTGCCAATACGACTCAGCTCTTAGAACAGTCTCAG ATTTCTGCAGAAATTTCTCAGGAACATTCAAGTGACACTGTAAAAGAAACTACTATCAATCCAAGCATGAGTGTGGAAAACAAAAGGAATCAAGCATCTGCTCGTGCAACTAAGAAGGCCGGTATTTCAAAAGGGGATGCAAATGAGAAGTCACAAGAAAAACATTCTAAAGGAAGCAAAAGGACACCGCGTAGTACATCTAGTAGAGCCTTAAGAAACAAAATTAGCAAAGATGATGTGCAGCAATGTACTATGAAATCTTCCTGTTCTCCAAATGTTCAAACATCTAATCTGCCGGATATGAGCACATCAGCTACTCCGCTATTTCATCAGCCTTTCACAGATTTACAACAAGTACAATTGCGGGCTCAGATTTTTGTTTATGGATCTCTCAT ACAAGGAGTCCTGCCAGATGAGGCTTGCATGTTACCAGCCTTCGGAGGAACTG ATGGAGGAAGGAGCTTATGGGAGAAAACATGGCGTGTTGCTTCAGAAAGGTTTCATAACAAGAAATCACTGACCAGCAGTTCAG AACAAGGTGTCAGCTGCAGCCCTCTCTCAAGCAAGGCTCTTAATTCCTCTGCTGGTAGGAGGGACAGCAAGACCCCAATTGCAGCAACAAAAAGTTCCATTGTTTCTTTCCAATCACCATTCCAGAATTCATCTAAGGATGTTTTACCCTCGAATATCACAAGAGGCACCTACTTAGATTCCAATCAATCTTCCCttcctctacattcatatcagaCTTCGCAGATGAGGCAGTACTTGACCAACTCTACATCTTGGTTTTCTCCAAGTCCTCATCATGCTTCGTGGGTTGTTCCATCACAAGGTTCACCTTTTGATTCAACTGCACATCATTCTTCTGCAATAGCTTCTGAAACATCTCAAGTAACACCTGCAAGAGACACTTCTAAATTTCGTGCAGCAAATATGCAGCTTACCTCTTCAAGCGCTTTGCTGCCTCGTCAAGATACTCCAAGTATTTCTGCAGTATTGTCAAGTGAGGTTCAAAATAAGGAAGCTACTCCTGTAGGAAATAAAAGCACTTCTACTAGGGAGAAGTCCAGAAAGAGGAAAAAGATTTCTTCATTGGAGGAGCCTCTGTTGAATATTTCTACTCCCCAACCTCAACTAGATTCTGCTTCTGCCACTTATGTCACTAGTAATCTACCTAGTTGTTCATCCCTTCCTCGATTGTCTAGTTCTCTAAGTCCCAGTACATCTGTTGGTTTTATTTCAACTACATCTCAAGCACCAGCTGTCCCTTACTACCAAATATTGGGGAATAGTTCTCAACAGAATATCTTCTCAAAAGAGACCTGTACTCATATTGAGCAGTCAAAGGTGCAAGCTGACATTGCTTCTGCTTCTGCTGCTGCTGCTATTAAGCACAGCCAAACTATTTGGGAACAGATGACTGCTCAAAAATCAGGCCTTCCATTGGAGGTTGAAGGGAAGCTTGTCTCTGCAGCTGTTGCTGCTGCAGCAGCTGCTTCTGTAGCAAAGGCAGCTGCAGAAGTTGCTAAGGTTGCATCCGAGGCTACAATGCAGGCTAAGATGATGGCAGATGAGGCAGTTAATTCTTCATATGCTGAAAATGGTACTCAAAGCACTGAAAGTAACCTTGATATTGGGAAAAGTTTGCTTACCTCTTCAGGTAAGGATAACATTAATGGTCTTTCAGTCATTTCTGCTGCACGAGAGGCTACAAGGAGGAGGGTAGAAGCATCCTCTGCAGCCATGAAGAGGGCTGAGAACTTGGATGCCATACTAAAAGCTGCAGAAATGGCTGCAGAAGCTGTGTCCCAAGTTGGAACCATCATTGCAATGGGGGACCCCCTACCATTCTCAATAAGTGAAATAGTAGAAGCTGGATCTGATGTTTACTGGAAACGACATCGTAAGACTAAAATTGGGGCTGAATCAAATTTACAGCCCAAGAAGAATTTAGGTCTGCATATAGCAAGTGACCATGAGTTATACACAGAACAACAAGCTGAACTGCTATCAGATCATAATAAGATAAAAGATTCTATTATTGAAAGGTCTCCTGGTAACCTGAAGTCCATATCATCAGAAGAACATTATGAAG GGCATGAGTTACAAGGCAGAGAAAAGATTGTTTCAACCGGAAGAGGTCCtacacaaggaagtaccattcAGACAGGCTCCCATGTTGAG GTTGTAGCTGAAGGTGGTCTTCAAGGAGCTTGGTTTTCTGCATTTGTCCTTGATATCAAAGATGGTAAAGCATATGTGCAGTACAAGGATCTTCCTTCTGATGAAG GTCATGAGAAGCTCAAGGAGTGGATACCACTTGAATCCAAAGGTGACCAACCTCCCAGAATACGTGCACCACATAACATAATGGTAGGTATACCAGAGGGAACAAGGAAGCGGAGGAGAGGGACTCTAAGTAATTTCAATTGGGCAGTCGGTGACAGGGTAGATGCATGGATGTGTGATCG TTGGTGGGAAGGTGTTGTCACTGATAAGAATCCAGATGATGAAACCAAATTAACTGTACACTTTTCAG GGTCCGATTTGTCAGTTGTTCGAGCTTGGAACTTACGGCCGTCACTTATTTGGGAAGATGGCCAATGGATAGAATGGTCTCGTGCGAAAGAAAAGGTTGCTCTTGAAACAtatgag GGTGATACACCCCAGGAGAAACGTCAAAAGCTTTGGCGATTAGATGACAAAAGTAAAGAAGAAATAATTGAAGGAGGATTGAATACTCACACAGGTGACTCAAGCAAGCTGGAAGAGACAAACCCACTTAATTTGTCAGCAAAGGATGTAATGTTTTCCATGGGGAAGAATGTTGGTGAGGGAAATAATGACGATGCATTTAAGGTAAAACGAGCAGGCCTTCAGAAAGATAGATCTAAGGTGGTATTTGGTGTTCCTAAGCCTGGGAAGAAACGGAAGTTTATGGAGGTTAGCAAACACTACACAGCTGATAAGACTGAAAAGGCAGCTGAAAGGAGTGATTCCATGAAGTTTGCAAAATATTTGATTCCCCAAGCATCACAGTCATGGAGGAACAGCTCAAAACAAGAGACAAAAGGAAAGCAAACCACCAACCTGAACACCAGAGTGCTTAAATCTTTGAGGTCACAGAATGTTCAGGCTAAGAGTACTGTAGATAAGGATAAACTGGTCAACAGTGCCTCTGTCTCAAATGGAGTAGAAGTGAGTCTTAAAACTTCTTTTAGCACAGGAGAGAAGAAGGATTCAATGGAAATTGGTTCTCTTCCGCATATCATTGGTAAAGTAGATGTTGCAGTCCTAGAGCCTTCTGCTCAGCCTGTTCAAGGTATTCCAGCAtctaagaagaaatcctcttctcTTGAGGTTGAAATGGGGGAGAAAGAAAAGGGTTCATCTGGTGTAGAATTGACTTCCAGATCCGAAGTTCAAGGTTTGGAAAATATTGGAAAAAGATCTGATGTTATTGAACCCCGAAGATCCAATCGTAGAATTCAGCCGACATCAAGAGTGAGCTTTCTAATTTACTTTTTTTATT TGATAAGTGCTAGCTGGGCAACTACGCAGGAATGTTACCCTCGAATTTTCCTTGGTAGCTGTCTAG TTACTGGAGGGATTGCAAAGCTCTCTGCTCATATCCAAGATTCCCAATTTTTCACATGA